Genomic DNA from Panulirus ornatus isolate Po-2019 chromosome 9, ASM3632096v1, whole genome shotgun sequence:
GATGCAAAACTGGagtcatatacatattttcagaGTTGGTGCTCGCAAACTGTAAAAAAGTCCCTCTTCCAATATACCATAAGTAAATATACTAACCACACACACTAGTAAGGCTACGCACAttccacacatacactctctctcaggCACACCTatgacgagacacacacacacacacacacacacacacacacacacacacacacacacacacacacatgctgagccacacatacacaccatcgtACCCACACAGACCCCAAACGCCCACACAGACATGGACCAGACACCAGCCCCGTGTAACGACATGCGTCTCCCCCACAGCCCGGATCTTCTTGTACGTGCAAGTGAGCGTGTGGATTCTCTTCTTAACCTTCTCCATCCTGCTTATAGTCGGCGCCGTCAAGGTTAGTCGTCCCCCAGTTTACCTATTTTGTTCGCTCATTGCCAGGGACGCCAAAAGAAAACTGGGTTCAGTGTTGCTGCTGTCTGGGAGCAGCAGATTATCTTGTTTCTCAGCAGAACGAGATGAGAAATAGATTGTTTACATTTGTGGCATAATGTAATCATGAATAGCAAATATAATCAATGAGTCCTGCTGTTTACTCTGCTTTTATCATGTCGTTACAAATACGAGGAATCATTATTCTTGCAAAGGATAACTAATCTGATCCAGTTGAACGGAACAATTATCACAACAGAGAGCGTGTGTTACTGGAGGAGAAAATAAAAGTATTCCTATACGAATCTGGTTTAGGTGGTCCCTAATGAGAAGGagtctgtggtggttgtgttcAGTCATTCATTATGTTTATTTAAGGACTTACTAATCAAAACTATTTGTATTACTTGCGTCCGTGTTTGTGTTGGCTGCTTGGCCTAAAAGGTTTTCCCTTGACTTTAATGACTCAACACGACGCCAGTCTCGTCTATGAATGGGTCACACTGATGGAAGCTCTACCTTCTAAATTGCACCATTGTGGATATTTGTTCCGTGCTGGATCGATACCTGATAACgttaaccaatatatatatatatatatatatatatatatatatatatatatatatatatatatatatatatatatatatatatatatgatatcttgtGATGATGGGGAAGGGAGTAGATGAATAGTGTGGCACCTTTTGAAGAGTCTATGTAATTAGTGCAGCTTGCATCAATTAGGATTATATGTATCAATTAGTAAAGCTTCTGCCTCAATTAGGATCTCGTCATCACAGGAGCGCGGAGGACTGTTGGTGCCGTGGCTGgtgctgtctgtggtggtgatggcggccgTGGTGTGGGCTGGGGTCCGCGCAGCTCTCCAGCGTCGCACCCTCGACCTCCTCGCCTCCGTCCTGGCCATCGTCATCTGCACCTACTGCTGCCTCGTCGTCCGCTCCTACTCCCGCCTCATCAAGAAGCAGGCGCTGGTGCCTGTGCTCGTGCCCTCCGTCTTCACGCGTTCCCGGATGTGTTGTGAGAATCCGTACGCCGACAGCGGGGAGATGCGTGAGCTGCCTCCCGCCTACACTTCCAACCCGCCCACACTCACCAAGAAATCCCAACCCCCGCCGCCACTCCCCAAGAAATGCCCCCCGCCTACGGGCCTCGGCTTCAAGATATGATGACTGAGTGCCAGATCATGTGAGATTAGGAGCGTGATAATCTTCCtacattttccttttaccagTTCTTTCATGAGACATTGAATAATGCATTCTCATTACGGACGTGTACGTTTCATAAAATTATCTTAGACTTTAAGGTGTTCTTTAACGAAAGACgagagagtgaggctagagagTGAGGCTTTATTTCTTGCTTATAAGGTTAGATGTGAGGCAGCTGATGTCGCAAGCGACCTCAGGGCCAATTGCTGCGGCCGTcgctgctggaggagaggtgCCTGGGAACACCACTGAAGGTGTGGCATCATGAGAGTAGGATAAGGCTTTCTGAGGGATGACACGTCTTTAACATACGATTTTGAAGTGGCTTAAGAAAGAGGATGGTTTCTGAGGTTTTCCATAAGAGGAAGACTCGCCAcaggggaaaagaaagagagaatcatTACAATCTACAttgtggacctccgtggtgtagcagttagcggtCCTGGCCGTGACGCCTTCACGGGCCGCCAGGGTCGAGCATCTCTGAGGCTTTGAAAACATTATGATGCATttgctttttcttctttattcttatatttttatATGTTAGCTTTGGACAACTGGTCCAATGCACCGTTGTGAAAGCATGAATAATCATATACTGATATCAGTCAACTCTGAGCCTTGTGAATAATAGGATAAGGAATAACTCTGAACATTTGACACGTGAAGAACAAAAGATTCGCGTCTTAGGGATAGACCCATTGTTCTAGCGTCGTCAACCACCGTAGGATTACAAAACCCTTCCTGGTCGTCAGTCTCCCCCTTCGTGGTGAGGCTGGTCAGGGACCTGCTACCTTGCTTCCCTCTGTACTGACACTAACGATAGCGGCTGCGTCGTGCAGGGGCGCCTAACCTCGCACACCGTCGCCGCGCAACAACCAGATCCCTCCGCCTTGGATCCTTCTCTTCTCGGTGTACCCAAGTCCTGCGTTCCGTATTATCTCGTTCATCATTCCTCTTACGTGATGATAAAGTGGCTAATGCAGGTCATCGGGTGGTCTAGTTCACGACGTGGCCACCGTCCACTTGAGGTACATCCAGAGAACGAGCCAGGGTGAGTTTGTATATATTGTCAATAAAGATGTATTCGTAGATGGCGTTTTTACTTTTCCTACCAGCAACATCCCCCAGATGACTTCATCCTAAGGTTGATTTCACTGAAGAATTCCTAGGACGACGGTGACCAGGTATTATGAACCAAAACCGTCCTGGAACCCGAATATTCCAGTTTTGAGAGTATTCTCCGCACCGAAACCTAGACATTCGAGTTATGACAGAAGGAACCCGTCATGACTCTCTTGGCTGCTGTATACAGTGTTTCAATGTGCGGACGATAACGTCATGTTGATCACTTATAATATATAGAAGTAGTTAACACTTCTCACATGTGGACAAAATTTCGGAGTTTGGGATAAGTTATGTAACAAATATCGCTACCGTGTGGCACACTATGGGAGGCAGGAGGCCAACCACGGAGGGAATACCAAAAAGTGTGGTGGCCAGAAACAGCGAGACGAGTGCCTGGTCGGGGAGGATGGTAGACCCATCctgaggtgatggggaggaagggttAGGGTCTCAAGCTAGACAGGTTAACAGAATGTATGAGATATGGACGCCTGCCTCACCGAGATCAGGACCCAGACGTCGTGTGAAGTCTGATATGGAATATTTCAGTAGaaatgaaatgagatgtttctcTACCAAACCGACTGTGTGGCATATTCCTCCACATGCGACAGAAAAGCACATAGGAAAAACACACTTGTATAAAGGGTTGTGAGGACGGGGAACCAACCAACAACCTGTGCAAGATTATGATCTGCGAAGACTGATGAAGGACGATGTATATACTGAGTCAATAACTGAGGCATAGCCTTACCCACCTCAACTCTTGTAGACATGACTGAGGAAACTGGATCTGAAGTAAATAAGATACGGGAAATATACTGAATGGAATCTAAGATGATCAACTCTCTgaaaatccattatatatatatatatatatatatatatatatatatatatatatatatatatatatatatatatatatatagacagactaATTGTGCATAACTTCATTTATCAAATTTCTAACTTACTTCATTATCAAATAGCTATACCTTACATTGGCGCGTCTCTACAAGGCAAAATGTCAGCCTTCCTTCACCTATGATGTCACCAGCCACTTCTGGGAAGACTAATCTTTCTGTCGTACCGCCCAAGGTGGTGCACAAGTTCCTTCTTACATGTGAGATTAAGATGTAATCTGTAAGATTCATtaggctacgttctccatcacgcTACGCTCTACACTCTCCACAACAGGTACTGTATTCAGTCCACTCCTGGCTCGACAGCAGTGTTGTCCTCGGGCAAATGAAGAGGAAGATATAAGGTGTATGTGTCGCCTCCCTCAGGCAGCGGCGGCGTCCTGtagcagggaggtagggagggagccaCCAGCGCCTCTTCCCATCCAGGACCCAGACGCAACATTGCCACACTGATGACAGTCCCAGGCTCCTTTAGGATATCCCAAGATCGTTATCACCTCGTGAGGGAACTTAGAATGATAAACATCACACATTTGAGTGAATTTCTTATGTACATAATGGATACAATGTTTGTCTTGCAAGATGGTATGGTGTTCTTACATCCCAGACAACAAGTTAATGTTTCACATGCAACACATACAAATCTAAGAATGTGTGGGCTACATATTTTGTACGTTCTGTTTGGTTGATTCCTGTGGCAGATATAATATTCCAAGATTCATTACTCTTGTGTGGCCACACGGACCATTACAGGGCCATCCCACATCTTTGTACTACCTCCACACACTTTGGTACCATTCCACCACACCTGAggtccaccccaccacacactacggtagtgtacctccaccacacactctgggGCCATGCCACACCTATACACTGTGGGACCATCCCACTCCCGTGCACCGTACGCTGTGGACTTACAGGTAGGACAGACCTGACGTGGACAGTAGTACTCTGCAAGTTGCTGCGTCGTTGCATATGGCCGTTActaactcaaggatgggccgttgtaATCTCAATTTCTTGCCTTACACCACTAAACTTTGGGGATCTTTACCTCCCTATGCGTTTCCTTTAAGACCAGACCTCGACTGAGGGATTCTACATCGTTCAACACTAAAATAAAGGGAAAGTTTGGCACTGTTGAATGTGCTAGTGCAGTGGCGAGTGGAATACGTCCATTACGACACTTGAGAATGCATCTGGGACTTCTTGACCAAGTCCCCTCAGGAGGTGAGGAGACGGACGCCGCTGAGGAGGCAAGTGTGGCCGGTGATGGTGGCGGCCAGGGGCATGTAGATCCAGAAGAGAGGAGGCGCCTTATCGTCGTCACTGACATAAACAGGTGTTCGGTGTACTGAGGGAGAGGTTGGAAATGGATAAGTGTTTCTCCTGACACCAGACACCTGGGAGCTATTTCCTCCAACCCAAAAATAACTGAAGATAAAAATacattatctgtctatctatcgaccTTGAATGTCTTGAGTCTATGAAAGAAACGATATTTGAAAtccagaaaaaaaattgaataaagatTACCTCTATAAAGATAGAGTGATACCTTGATAGTAATTATTTATGATGAAgaattatttctcttttcttttcttagcaAAAGCAGAAATTTACAGACACAATTCCACTTACGCTTCTCCAGAAAATACAATCCCTTTAAACCCACTACATCAGAGACTTAAACAAAAGTATGTTATAAACTATTATGTATGTATCAGATTCACAAATGCATGCATAGCTTCGGCACATGTAACCTTTTAGATTTAGTCCAACAAACGGAATATTCGTAAATATTTACATGTAGCTTAAAACTGATTTTTGTGAAAACGATATTGGTTATGATGTGTCACTCCTTCATACGTGATCGGTATACAACATCGTGACGTATTAATACAATACATCACTTTCCCTTGGCCACACGTTAGGTCCTTACCTCTGCTTGACTTCCTGAGCGTCTTCTTGACCCTGGTAGTATACTGCATGACGGGGAGGTCGaggctgggggaggctggggtgccAGCCCCCAGCTCTTCCGTCATGACCACTTCATCGCCAGCGTCCCAGCGGGCCCCGCGCAACACCAGCCTCTCCATCACGACCGTCGGGGTCTCGTCCTCCTCGCTGACTTTGCCGTCAGCCTCGTTTCCTTTGGTAGACAGACTGGCGCTCAGGGCcttggtcaccatcaccacctccagtcCCTCCGCCCGGAGCTCCCCCCAGCAGCTGCGGGTGAGAGCCGCCCACGCCACAGCCGGCTCCCTCAACAGCCCGAGGCGTATGGACCGTGGTGGATCAGCCCGACGGATCATGTGGTACAGCATGTCCCCCTTTGTTAACAGTCTGCTCAACTTCGCCTCCATCTGTTGCTGCTCATCTTCCTCTTGACAGTCTGGAACGCCGTCGTCAAGGACCTCATGTAGGGAACTCAAGTCATGACTAACAGTCAGTTTTGAAGTTATGTTCTGTGAGGTCCTTTGGAAGTCGTCAAACTCCTGCTTTAGGACCGACTGAAGAGACCCTTGCAGCTTCACATTTGGCAGCTTTCTGCTCCTGATCAAGTCGAAACGTTTGAGCCATCCTGTGTCTTGAAGGACTTGCCTCGACGATCGATCCCTGTTGACAGTCCTAAGAGCGATACTGACGTCCTTCGCTTCGTCCCTCTGGTTCTGCAGGATGATCATGGGCGCCACGCCGGTCAGAGAGACATTCTGCGCCAGGTAGATGAAATCCATCTGTGCAAAGTGGTCCTCCATGGAAGTGGTCCTCGGTACGGTATAGTGGGTCAAGGCTGACACCCTCCCAGGGACGTTCTGTATCGCCTCAGGAGAAATATAGACATGCAGGAGCCGGGAGAGGATATTGTGGGACTCCTCTGTCAACGCCCCTGAGATGTAGATATTGGAGAGCTGAGTCGTGAGGGACGGGACGAGAGTACTGTCTGCTGGAGGGACTCCGGTCACCAGAGACCTCAGGATGCTTTCCGCCTCCTCCCACTGAGAGTCTCCTAAGGTCTGGGCCAGAGGAGTGAAGTTGTTCTCCAACGTTTGCCGCGTCACGAATGCTATGTGAAACAGAGCGAGGCTGAGAAGACACCATTTGCTCCACTCACTACTGTAGGCTGCCAGACGACTTTCCCCAATGAGTTCGTACAAGTGACGTAGAGATTCCTTAActgttgagggtaaagtcaggtACACTTTGTGGCATGAAGTCATCAGACTGACCGGCAGTTCGTCGTCGCTATCGAAGTACATCCAGACCTGAAATCGTCTATGGGCCTCCTTGACTATCTTGTCTTTTAGAAGAGTGTTCAGACAGTTGATACAAGAGCGAGCGTCTGTACTCTTCTTCAGCAGCAGCCAGTAGCCTTTCTGAACACACCGTCGCAAGCGCAGGCTTAGACTGTCCTCTCTACCCTGACCAAGAGCTACCATGTCGAGAGCCTCCGCGTTGCCCGTTAGCATAGGGTGGCACAGCGGCTGAATCTGCTGTAGGATGTACTGTACATCCAGCGTCGCCGAGCAGTACATAATGATGGGTTCCGTGGTCCTCCCTTTGCTTGCCACCGACAGGAGAGCCTTAACTGTGGCTTCGCTCGCCTCTTGCTTCAGCACCCGGTGCACGTACAGTGTGGCTGCCTCATCAAGACGATCAGGTCTCAAGCAGTTGATGAGGATGAGTTTTGCCACACCTCGGATCTTCCTCTCCATCTTCTTGGGTAGCGTTCCAGTCTCCGGCTGCTCGGTGATGTACCACACGCGCCACAGACTCTCGTGGGTAACCATGTGGTCCGCCAGTTCACAGAATGGCTCCACAGTCGTCAGAGCCAGCACCTGGAGCCACTGGCGTTCAGTGAGCCAGCTGGGACGCAAGGCCACGGGTGGTTCCAGCTGGTGAGGCTGCGGCTGGGTGGTGCTGCAGGTCTCTGGCGAGGACTGAGGTCGCGGGTTCGAAGGGATGAGTGGAGTGCAGCCGCcttgtggcaccagaggtgtgtACAGGAGGGAACAGAACCCTGGCGTTACGATTCCGATGTGACACTCGTACCACATCGCCAGCAACAGACCCACAGTCACGAGGGTTATTCTGCTGACCTGCTCCTGGAAATGGCTGGCGGGAGAGAAACTCTTCGTGAAAGAAGGATAAAGACCTGCGCTAAATTATAGCATGAATATCATAACATATCGAGAATACTACAGGGATAAGATGACACAATAGGAACGATCATAAACCTCATGACAACTCATGAGTATGAGGCCACTAATCTGCTGCTGTGTGACTGTGGTCATGAGATCATGAGTGAAACACAGGACGATCACTTGGCCTATAgctatattaataatgataataataataataataataataataataataataataataataatgataataatgataacagtaatgataatgactttGTTTCTCTTGGAAGCAGTTATATAGTCTAACTCAAACAGTTGTGAAGACGACCGGTTCCGCATTCAAAACAGCCGGTTTCGTACCTAGAACGGCCGGCATCTTACACAGAACGAACGGTTCTATACCTCGAACTGTCGGCAACATATCTAGAACAATCGGCAATCCCACCTAGCTCAGCCGACAACATAAGAATCAACACTAGAACAAGTAGCACTAGAGAAAATAGGTACCGTAGCAAAAACAATCTCACCAAACCTAGAGCAACTGATACCTAGAACATCCGGCACCATATCTAGAACAGCGTGAACTGTGTACATAGAACTAATGGCAACATAACTAGAATCAACGCCCATCGTAGTTTTCAATTTCCACTCGACCTTCGAAGCAGCCCAGGTTAACCAGTCTCGATCACGAGGCCAGCCGGAGGAGCAAGCTACCTGTCTGGCCAGGTCTCGAGCCAAACGAACCCCATTAGCTCGAGGTTTCGGAGCCTCGGAATGCTTCACGCTAACGAGAAACATGTTTAGGTCTTTGATGAAATACATTCGAAATAAGATGGAAAAACTATTGCTTCTCCTCAGAAAAATGATCCTGAAAAAACCTCACTTACAGATTCattaaacaaagaaaatgaaataattctTGACATGAATAAGTGAAAATGTATAAAATCTACATAACAGAAAACATGATTATTCAATTATACTGCGTATAACTGTCATCACAAACAAAACACGAGTTATCATGATGAAGAAAAATCGGGACACAACCTACGTGCTTCTTGgggtctcgaggtctcgttcagtgattcgCCACAAGCATCGAACATGTTCATAAAACCAAGAAAGAAAGTATCACTTACTGCGTCCAGGTCAGCTGACAACCCCAGCATGACTTCTGGATCCAGATGGGAAACACTGTCACTCCTGGTCAccgttttctatctttttttggAAAGAACGTTTGCCAACTTCATGACACGAAAACTGAATGTTGATTTATGATTGGCGTCCACAATATACCTTCTCACGTTACCAGCTAATATTGTACTTACATTCACTGGTATGTAAACAGTTTTCACAACTTAACGCTGAAGTTACACTGTCGACAAACGGTTGTAAACAATACTGAAGTTACACTGTCGACAAACGGTTGTAAACAACACTGAAGTTACACTGTCGACAAATGATTGTAAACAACACTGAAGTTACACTGTCGACAAACGGTTGTAAACAACACTGAAGTGGAAACGGTTGTAAACAATACTGAAGTTACACTGTCGACAAACGGTTGTAAACAACACTGAAGTTACACTGTCGACAAATGATTGTAAACAACACTGAAGTTACACTGTCGACAAACGGTTGTAAACAACACTGAAGTTACACTGTCGACAAACGGTTGTAAACAACACTGAAGTTACACTGTCGACAAACGGGTGTAAACAactgtacaaacacagacacgctGGAGACATCCACGGGGTAACAGCGTTCTGAGGAAACTGATGATAATAACCGACTGCTCGAGTAagaggaatgtatgtaagaagtGAAACAATCACAGATTACCAGTAGATGTGGAGAGTTGCCACTAACGCCATCTTACCGACGAGGTAATAACTGGGAAAGGAAAACGTGTAGACAACGCTTAGGTTTTCCTGGTGAGTGTGTTCCCGGGAAGTTCCTCATAACTTGAGTCAACCCAACAacaccacgtcattccaattggCTCTGACGACCCAACGGTTCCCAACTGATGGTGGGCCATGCATGGTGGATTTCCTGGGTGTGCCATGACCTGATGGTGGGCCATGCATGGTGGATTTCCTGGGTGTACCAAAGGGGATGTCATATTGGCATACCAACGCTGTTTGCTAATTGTTAATGCAATTTCTTGTAAATATGTTTGTTTCTATAAGCGGTCGTTAGATCACGTTTGCTAAAGATACTTCATTTATTAAGCCTAAACCAAAACGTGCGGGTTTTACTCGTTGACAAAATAGGGAATGGGCCACAAGTTCTTCAATATGCTATATTAGACCATCACCTGGAATAGTCTGGGAACCACTGATCTATCccatacatgcctctcaccctcttgaatgttcaggtcccgataccTCAATGCCTTTTTCATTACAcctttctaatttctttccaATGTCTCCTTCCCTCTTGCTCCTTCCACATCCGTCAAATAGATCATCTTCTCCAGACTTTCTTCAGTGCTAGTCCCTAGTCCCTTTGTCGCTTCTCCCACTCTGTTCGTATGGTTCCATCTCCTGGTACTCCAAGGGACTTAAAGCATTCCACCTCCTGCAATTTCTCCCCCTTCAAACATAACCTCAGCCTTAAACGTAGCATGATCAATGATCGCAATGTACATACATTCCTGAGTTATTAATGGAGTGTTGAAAGTCAATGAGAACTTTAGTGAAGTGGACGCAAGGCTTCTACCGACTGTAAACAAGTATCTGGCTTTATTATGATCACACGTTTTGTACACGCTATGAGAGGCGCTCCCTCCGCCTGGGGAGGGCGGATGTGTCCAAGCCCAGCGGTGTGTAAGGACAGGTACGTACATGACTTTGGCTAAAAGCTGCAAATACAATAATAATGTTATTCCAAATATCATGTACTTCTGTATCTGTACTTTTATGTAATTTAGTAAACTTGCTTCTGAAGGAACTACGGATTATAGATGTTGTGGAGACGGATCTTCATAGTAGTTTGCCAATGATCATAACAACACTAAAagttaatgattaatgattaatcatgAGTGGACTAAGATGGTGTTAGAAAAACGACGTTCACGCTAGTATGGATTCCTTCTATCTTTCTTCATAACATTCCCGAGTTTTGTTCAGTGGATAACAGAACTTCATTATAAAGTCAAACGAAGTACTCGTACTGAAATTCATCAAAAGCATTGTCACTTCTGAAACACTTCAAACTTAGAACTGACAGGTGTTTCCATATGAATATTTCGCACAATTTAGGGCTGACtctatatatcaactaacttctTTGACTGAACACAGAATCGGGAATGTTATGAGAGAGAACACTAGATCCCCATACATGCATCGAACCTGTCCTTGTGTTGCCTCACCGGTATAGTGACTGCAGCATCTTGATAACAAAGTTCTGATCCAACATCCTTCCCCAGGAAGCGGTGAAGCTCTGTGGCCGAACCTGACTGGTGACGAGATCACTGAAGTGGTCTAGCCCAATGGTGAGGGAAGGCTGAAGACGTGGGAAACGCTCCACCATCAAGTACAACTGCGTGAGTAGCTGTGCTACCTTCCTGTAGGTGTCAATACTTTCTCTGGCTGTGTCGAGCGTCCTCTTTAGGTCATTACATTTCTTCTTGGCTTCAGTCGCTTTAGCGCAGGCAGCCTGGAGCATCTCCATCAGCGTACTCTCCTCCAGAACATCGTCGTCGAAACGGGACATCAGGCTGCGGATAGTCTCCTCCTGCTCTGCAAGCTGCCGCTGCCGATCGAGTAAGTCCCACTCACTCTTCTTCAGCGCTTCCATCAGGTCGGGCTGACAGTAGGATGCAACCCGGGACGTCAGTAGGATCTCTAGACCATCTTGTTGACTTTCAATGTTCACCAAGTTGACCATATTCATGATGTTATTGCCGATGTGAACTTTTCTGCTCTTTATTAATATCAAAAGTTTAAAGTTTTCGTGAATATCCAGTCTCTTTTCCccagccttgatgaggactttgtTCGCTTCATCTGACTTTATTCGTTCCATTTCAAGAATCTGGAGGACGTGAATGGGTAGAGAGAGTTCCTCCTGGACTATCAAACACGTCTTACCATTAGCCATGATCTGTTCCAGATCTTGCAGATAGTTAGAGTTCTTTAGGTCAACGACAACTGTGTCTTTCCAGTTGCGGATCCACCGTTCAAGTATGCTGTGTGGATCGAGAATCAGTTGAGGGAGTTTGGAGCCACAAATAATGGAAGCATTCTCAAGTGAGAAAGCATCTAGAGGCAGACCTTCTTCATGCCATTTGACCTGAGACTCCAGCAAAGCCAAGTCTTCCAGGATGTTTCTGTCCTTCGTGTGGAAAATGCACAGCTCGTCCATCTTCTTGTGCCAGCCTTTGACAACAGCTTGTCTCTCAGAATGCGTAAAACTTCCTGTGTACGTCACATACGCTGCAGCCAACACTGCGTCTCCAAAGATGTTTCGAAGCTTGACGCTACACTGAGACAACGTCTCCTCCCAGTGTATCTTGTCAGCACCCAGCTGGGCCATCACCTTCTGCGCCAGTTGTATTCTACCCTCTAagatcttcatctcctcctccgcaGCTTCCAGCTGATGTTCCTTCTCCTTCAGCTGCGTCATGAGGATTTGATGTTCCACACCAAACCCGGCGAGATCCCGCTCATACTGATTAATGGCTTCCTCAGTCGCCTCGATATCTCTGTCGATGATGTCGGCCTGGACCTTAAGTGGATGGTAGTCCTTGTAAACTCTGACATACTTCTCGAACGCATGTAGCCAGGTGAGGAAGACTGCAGCTGTGGGAGATTCTTCTTTAACTTTATCCACATTCAACTCCTCCATTTTCAGGTAGGACTGAATCCTAGCGAGGATTTTCTCGTTTGTGTCCTCGACAGGAATTTTTCGTACAGAGGATATGAAATTCAGACAATTACCCATTTGCTTCCTCGCCTCGTTCCAGGATGGATCAAAGCCAAGTGTCGAGAGCACTGCATCGAACACCAACTCTACACATCGTGGCGGTCGTCCAAGGCTCTTCAAGCTCTCAAATTCTGCTCTTGTGATCCGATCCAGTTTACGATGAATGGTCTTCATTTCTAACTTCGGGGCACTAAGGTCCCGGCTGATGAGCTCCCCTATTCTCGCCGACTCGTCCTTCTGCCTCTTGAGGAGTGCAGCGTTCTTGGCGAGGTCTTGCTCCAGCCTTCCTTGCTCAGACTTGATGTTCCTCATTTTGAGAACGACGCTGCCACACGACTGCTGGATGTAGGTGACTTGTGCACGCTGCTCCTCAAGTTGGTTCGAGAGTTCCGTCACTCTTTTCTGAGTCTCTTCGAACTTGGCTATGCTCGTGTTCAGCCTCTCCTTCTCCTGAGAAATATCAGTAAATAGTTTGGTGTACAACTGCAAGTACAGTGC
This window encodes:
- the LOC139750435 gene encoding uncharacterized protein isoform X2: MICATVLAVGYGVVAFTLEEHVVACREGQAHDVLGILPSCKDLADTSTLLAARIFLYVQVSVWILFLTFSILLIVGAVKERGGLLVPWLVLSVVVMAAVVWAGVRAALQRRTLDLLASVLAIVICTYCCLVVRSYSRLIKKQALVPVLVPSVFTRSRMCCENPYADSGEMRELPPAYTSNPPTLTKKSQPPPPLPKKCPPPTGLGFKI
- the LOC139750435 gene encoding uncharacterized protein isoform X1, with the translated sequence MRRCCWCCVSLQKGVVAIGVLSMICATVLAVGYGVVAFTLEEHVVACREGQAHDVLGILPSCKDLADTSTLLAARIFLYVQVSVWILFLTFSILLIVGAVKERGGLLVPWLVLSVVVMAAVVWAGVRAALQRRTLDLLASVLAIVICTYCCLVVRSYSRLIKKQALVPVLVPSVFTRSRMCCENPYADSGEMRELPPAYTSNPPTLTKKSQPPPPLPKKCPPPTGLGFKI